The Celeribacter marinus genome window below encodes:
- the hpt gene encoding hypoxanthine phosphoribosyltransferase yields MPHRPYHIDVMISAKSIAARIEDLARDIRREYNETDKLVVVGLLRGSFVFIADLVRELDMNVEVDFLEASSYGDGTESTREVRILKDLRGAIEGRDVLVVEDIVDTGHTLKAVLELLGSRKPRKLETIALLNKPARREVDLTATWVGFEIPDAFVVGYGIDFAQANRNLPYIGSVVFEDEAQQAQT; encoded by the coding sequence ATGCCGCACCGTCCCTATCACATCGACGTTATGATCTCGGCCAAGTCAATTGCCGCGCGGATCGAAGACCTCGCCCGCGACATACGCCGCGAATATAACGAGACAGACAAGCTCGTTGTGGTTGGGCTTTTGCGTGGTTCGTTCGTTTTTATTGCGGATCTTGTGCGCGAATTGGACATGAATGTCGAAGTCGACTTTCTCGAGGCATCTTCCTACGGGGACGGCACCGAAAGCACACGCGAAGTGCGTATTCTCAAAGACTTACGTGGTGCCATTGAGGGGCGCGATGTGTTGGTGGTTGAGGATATCGTCGACACGGGCCATACGCTCAAGGCCGTGTTGGAGCTGCTTGGCTCGCGCAAACCGCGCAAGTTGGAAACCATTGCCTTATTGAATAAACCCGCACGGCGCGAAGTTGATCTCACGGCCACATGGGTCGGCTTTGAAATCCCTGATGCCTTTGTCGTGGGATACGGGATTGATTTTGCCCAAGCCAACCGCAACCTTCCCTACATCGGCTCGGTTGTGTTTGAGGATGAGGCCCAACAGGCCCAGACATGA
- the guaA gene encoding glutamine-hydrolyzing GMP synthase, with translation MTQISHDRLLIIDFGSQVTQLIARRLRELSVYCEIHPYQNATDAFVKEFAPKAIIFSGGPDSVMREGSPRPPKAAYEMGVPILGICYGQQVMMHDLGGRVEAGEHATAEFGRAYVTPKDDRDAFLNGWFMDGTGKEQVWMSHGDHVAEIAPGFEVYGTSPGAPFAITADVSRNFYAVQFHPEVHHTPNGATLYENFVKLAGFTGDWNMGAYREEMIEKIRAQVGDKQVICGLSGGVDSSVTAILLHEAIGDQLTCVFVDHGLLRLNEAEEVVKMFRESYNLKLIAADEKDLFLNALEGVSDPEVKRKTIGKLFIDVFQKYADQIEGAQFLAQGTLYPDVIESVSFSGGPSVTIKSHHNVGGLPEKMGLKLVEPLRELFKDEVRALGHELGLPASFIGRHPFPGPGLAIRCPGEITREKLAILQKADAVYIDQIRKHGLYDDIWQAFAAILPMKTVGVMGDGRTYDFAVALRAVTSVDGMTADTYPFSHDFLSETMTRIINEVKGVNRVFYDVTSKPPGTIEME, from the coding sequence ATGACACAGATTTCCCATGACCGCCTCCTCATCATCGACTTCGGCTCACAAGTCACGCAGCTCATTGCGCGCAGGCTTCGAGAGTTGAGTGTCTATTGCGAAATCCACCCCTATCAGAACGCCACGGACGCCTTCGTCAAAGAGTTCGCCCCCAAAGCGATCATCTTTTCGGGTGGCCCAGATAGCGTAATGCGCGAGGGCAGCCCCCGTCCGCCAAAAGCGGCCTATGAGATGGGCGTGCCGATCCTTGGCATTTGCTACGGCCAACAGGTGATGATGCACGATCTGGGCGGGCGCGTTGAAGCGGGTGAACATGCCACGGCCGAATTCGGTCGCGCCTATGTGACACCAAAAGACGACCGCGATGCCTTCCTCAACGGGTGGTTTATGGACGGCACAGGCAAAGAACAGGTCTGGATGAGCCACGGCGACCACGTGGCCGAGATCGCACCGGGCTTTGAGGTCTACGGCACCTCGCCGGGCGCACCCTTTGCCATTACCGCCGATGTGTCGCGTAATTTCTACGCCGTGCAATTCCACCCCGAAGTGCACCACACCCCCAATGGCGCCACGCTGTATGAGAACTTCGTCAAACTGGCGGGCTTCACCGGCGACTGGAACATGGGCGCCTACCGCGAAGAGATGATCGAGAAAATCCGCGCCCAAGTCGGTGACAAACAGGTGATCTGTGGCCTGTCTGGCGGCGTCGATAGCTCCGTCACGGCGATTTTGCTGCACGAGGCGATTGGCGATCAATTGACCTGTGTGTTTGTGGATCACGGCCTGCTGCGTCTCAACGAGGCCGAAGAAGTCGTGAAGATGTTCCGCGAGAGCTACAATCTCAAACTCATCGCCGCCGACGAGAAAGACCTGTTCTTAAACGCGCTTGAGGGCGTGTCGGACCCCGAGGTCAAACGCAAAACCATCGGTAAGCTGTTCATCGACGTGTTCCAGAAATACGCCGATCAGATCGAGGGCGCACAGTTCCTCGCCCAAGGGACGCTTTATCCCGATGTGATCGAATCCGTATCCTTTAGCGGCGGCCCGTCCGTGACGATCAAATCGCACCACAATGTCGGCGGGTTGCCCGAAAAGATGGGCCTTAAACTGGTCGAACCGCTGCGCGAGTTGTTCAAGGACGAAGTGCGCGCACTTGGCCACGAGTTGGGCTTGCCCGCGTCCTTTATAGGGCGTCACCCCTTCCCCGGTCCGGGTCTGGCGATCCGCTGTCCCGGTGAGATCACCCGCGAAAAACTGGCGATCTTGCAAAAGGCCGATGCCGTCTACATCGACCAAATCCGCAAACATGGCCTCTATGACGACATCTGGCAGGCCTTTGCCGCGATTTTGCCGATGAAAACCGTGGGCGTAATGGGTGACGGGCGCACCTACGATTTCGCCGTGGCCTTGCGTGCGGTGACATCCGTCGACGGCATGACCGCCGACACCTATCCGTTTAGCCACGATTTCCTCTCCGAAACGATGACCCGCATCATCAACGAGGTCAAAGGCGTGAACCGCGTGTTCTACGATGTGACCTCCAAACCGCCGGGCACAATCGAGATGGAGTGA
- a CDS encoding putative quinol monooxygenase, whose product MSKVLLTGTLTCAPHEVDDVLSIIDDHIRKSRAEAGCLQFELWQDELTPTNFHISEVFLSEAAFAKHQDRSQGSDWGRITGHMTRDFTKANA is encoded by the coding sequence ATGAGCAAAGTTCTTTTGACAGGCACCCTGACCTGCGCCCCTCACGAGGTCGACGATGTGTTGAGCATCATTGACGACCACATTCGCAAAAGCCGCGCCGAGGCGGGGTGTTTGCAATTCGAGTTATGGCAAGATGAACTGACCCCCACCAATTTCCACATCTCCGAGGTGTTCCTGAGCGAGGCGGCATTTGCCAAGCACCAAGACCGCAGCCAAGGCTCAGATTGGGGACGCATCACCGGTCACATGACGCGCGATTTCACAAAGGCCAACGCATGA
- a CDS encoding LysR family transcriptional regulator produces the protein MHKTNWDDFRFVLAVARMGSVSAAARELGVNHATVLRRVAGIEDRLGVALFEKSVRGYDVAPEKLRLIEAAREVEIAVKAVERLAQAGDTPLAGVIRVMSSDTFCHAILPPVVAGMSLTSPGLSFELLCANAQTDASRLHADVIVRTAFKLPDDLYGEVAGQLAFGVYAAEGVPEAHWLGMSGLLGRAHVAHKLNERLQKDGVVFRAAADSFMTLRALAEAGLGRTMLPCVIGDQSPVLQRVHAPIDIAPMPIYVASNAELADAPRLRQARARMTAALQADAERLLGLAPAAA, from the coding sequence ATGCACAAAACCAATTGGGATGACTTTCGCTTTGTGCTTGCTGTTGCACGGATGGGGTCCGTTTCGGCGGCAGCACGGGAGTTGGGGGTCAATCACGCCACCGTGCTGCGCCGTGTTGCAGGGATTGAGGACCGTCTTGGTGTCGCGCTATTTGAGAAATCGGTGCGCGGATATGACGTAGCGCCAGAAAAGCTGCGTTTGATTGAGGCCGCCCGTGAGGTCGAGATCGCTGTCAAAGCGGTTGAGCGTTTGGCACAGGCGGGGGATACGCCGCTTGCGGGGGTGATCCGTGTGATGTCGAGTGACACCTTTTGTCACGCCATTCTCCCGCCCGTGGTCGCCGGCATGTCTTTGACATCGCCTGGTCTGTCGTTCGAATTGCTATGCGCCAATGCGCAGACGGACGCCTCACGGCTTCATGCGGACGTTATCGTGCGCACGGCGTTTAAATTGCCAGATGACCTTTATGGCGAAGTTGCGGGCCAGTTGGCCTTTGGAGTTTACGCCGCTGAGGGCGTGCCAGAGGCGCACTGGCTTGGGATGTCTGGCCTTTTGGGTCGGGCACATGTGGCGCACAAGCTGAACGAGCGGTTACAAAAGGACGGCGTAGTGTTTCGGGCGGCGGCCGACAGCTTTATGACGCTGCGTGCGCTGGCCGAGGCGGGTCTTGGGCGGACCATGCTGCCTTGTGTGATTGGGGATCAAAGCCCTGTCCTGCAACGTGTTCACGCGCCGATCGATATCGCGCCTATGCCGATTTATGTGGCGTCCAACGCCGAGCTTGCGGATGCACCGCGCCTGCGCCAAGCGCGCGCCCGCATGACTGCCGCGCTACAGGCTGACGCGGAGCGGTTGTTGGGACTTGCGCCCGCCGCGGCCTGA
- a CDS encoding DUF6477 family protein, with protein MTTTQHALAHLRRPRLLIRAAQHGLVDYNRRRDLKRVLSGVSVMSPSATVPLLMEREDALDALRQSGDASYSVVRHVETLIALMGEANLLAPRPTPA; from the coding sequence ATGACCACCACGCAACACGCTCTCGCCCATCTGCGCCGTCCACGTCTTTTGATCCGCGCCGCGCAACACGGACTCGTGGATTACAACCGGCGTCGAGATCTGAAACGGGTGCTATCGGGCGTTTCAGTGATGTCACCGAGCGCCACAGTGCCGTTGCTGATGGAGCGTGAGGACGCGCTGGATGCGCTGCGTCAATCCGGTGATGCGAGCTATTCGGTTGTGCGCCACGTCGAAACCTTGATCGCGCTTATGGGAGAGGCCAACTTACTGGCGCCGCGCCCTACCCCCGCATAG
- a CDS encoding CinA family protein produces MTPASGIDQLARDVLDAARARGVRIATAESCTGGLIIGALTEIAGSSDVVDRGFVTYSNAAKVDMLGISLDTLEAHGAVSEQIAQEMAEGAWEHSNATLTLAVTGIAGPGGSEHKPEGRVCFGMAYEGRPTQVETVEFGAIGRAQVRHATVSHALTLALTALTR; encoded by the coding sequence ATGACGCCTGCATCCGGCATAGACCAACTTGCCCGTGATGTGCTGGATGCGGCGCGGGCGCGCGGTGTGCGCATCGCCACCGCAGAGAGCTGCACAGGCGGGCTCATCATCGGCGCATTGACCGAGATTGCGGGATCTTCGGACGTGGTAGATCGCGGGTTTGTCACCTATTCCAACGCCGCCAAGGTCGACATGTTAGGCATCTCCCTCGACACACTTGAGGCACATGGCGCGGTGAGCGAACAGATCGCCCAAGAGATGGCAGAGGGCGCATGGGAGCACTCGAACGCCACCCTCACACTTGCGGTCACGGGGATCGCCGGTCCGGGCGGATCGGAGCACAAACCCGAGGGTCGTGTGTGTTTTGGCATGGCCTATGAGGGACGCCCTACACAGGTCGAGACGGTGGAGTTCGGGGCGATTGGCCGCGCGCAGGTGCGACATGCAACCGTGAGCCATGCGCTTACCCTCGCACTGACCGCCCTCACGCGGTAG
- a CDS encoding peroxiredoxin, whose protein sequence is MKAGYKLPDVTFHTRVRDESIGGDNPFTWEDKTTSDYFAGKRVILFSLPGAFTPTCSTYQLPGFENGFSDFAANGIDAIYCMSVNDSFVMNKWAQSQNLENVSVIPDGSGEFTRRMGMLVRKDNLGFGLRSWRYAAVVNNGVIEAWFEEPGLCDNHGEDPYGVSSPETVMGYLVDAAKGVAAE, encoded by the coding sequence ATGAAAGCCGGATACAAACTCCCCGATGTAACGTTTCACACCCGCGTGCGCGACGAGAGCATTGGCGGCGACAACCCGTTCACATGGGAAGACAAAACAACCTCTGACTATTTCGCTGGAAAACGCGTCATTTTGTTTTCCTTGCCTGGTGCGTTCACACCCACATGTTCGACATACCAGCTCCCCGGTTTTGAGAACGGGTTTAGCGATTTTGCCGCAAATGGCATCGACGCCATCTACTGTATGTCCGTCAACGACAGCTTTGTAATGAACAAATGGGCGCAATCGCAAAACCTTGAAAACGTGTCGGTCATTCCCGATGGCTCAGGCGAGTTCACCCGCCGCATGGGCATGCTCGTGCGCAAGGACAACCTTGGCTTTGGCCTACGCTCATGGCGCTACGCCGCCGTGGTCAACAACGGCGTCATCGAGGCATGGTTCGAAGAACCGGGCTTGTGCGACAACCACGGCGAAGACCCGTATGGCGTGTCCTCCCCCGAGACCGTTATGGGCTACTTGGTCGATGCCGCTAAAGGCGTTGCAGCGGAGTAA
- a CDS encoding type II toxin-antitoxin system RatA family toxin, which produces MPTHQETKHLPYSAQQMYDLVADVERYPQFLPWNAAARIRSREACGDHELLLADLVISFKVFREKFGSRVKLYDAERRIDTEYLDGPFRYMKSWWHFREAEDGGCDVEFFVDFEFKNAILQKVIGVVFNEAMHMIVRAFEKRAAALYGSGA; this is translated from the coding sequence ATGCCAACACACCAAGAGACCAAACACCTGCCTTATAGCGCGCAACAAATGTACGATCTTGTTGCCGATGTTGAACGCTATCCCCAGTTTTTGCCTTGGAATGCCGCCGCGCGGATTCGCTCGCGCGAGGCCTGTGGCGACCACGAGCTGTTGTTGGCCGATCTGGTGATTTCATTCAAAGTGTTTCGCGAAAAGTTCGGCTCGCGCGTGAAGCTGTATGACGCCGAGCGGCGCATTGATACCGAATACCTCGACGGTCCGTTTCGCTACATGAAAAGTTGGTGGCACTTTCGCGAGGCCGAGGATGGCGGATGCGATGTCGAGTTCTTTGTTGATTTCGAGTTCAAGAACGCGATTTTACAAAAGGTCATCGGCGTGGTGTTCAATGAGGCCATGCATATGATTGTCCGTGCATTCGAAAAACGTGCCGCTGCACTTTACGGCTCTGGGGCGTAG
- a CDS encoding THUMP domain-containing class I SAM-dependent RNA methyltransferase — protein sequence MTDEIFEIFLATPPGLEETLLLEVMEAGFKRPETTGGGVTIWGDWRDVWRANLTLRGTSKVLARVGDFRAFHLAQLDKRSRKYAWGDILTKGQSVKVDVATNKKSKIYHAGAAVERIERAIAEEFGATIAEGLEDADLVIKARIDDNNVILSVDTSGDGLHKRGHKQAMGKAPMRETMAAMFLRACGYDGHEPVLDPMCGSGTFLIEAAEIARNMMAGRARAFSFERLATYDAAAVQSIRDAWQTRPSDQRFYGSDRNVNVIGSAGENAARAGVADMCTFTPTPVSSISRPDGPAGLVIVNPPYGARVGKKKDLFALYGAFGDKMRAEFKGWRVGMITTDTQLAEATKLPWLPTEAPIAHGGLKVKLFRTDPL from the coding sequence GTGACAGACGAGATATTCGAAATCTTTCTCGCCACGCCTCCGGGCTTGGAGGAGACGCTGTTGTTAGAGGTTATGGAGGCGGGATTTAAACGCCCCGAGACCACTGGCGGCGGAGTCACCATTTGGGGCGATTGGCGTGATGTTTGGCGCGCGAACCTGACCCTGCGCGGCACCTCAAAAGTGCTTGCGCGTGTCGGCGATTTTCGCGCGTTTCACCTTGCCCAACTGGACAAGAGATCGCGCAAATACGCGTGGGGCGACATTTTGACCAAAGGCCAGTCGGTCAAGGTCGACGTGGCCACCAACAAAAAGTCTAAAATCTACCACGCAGGAGCGGCCGTTGAGCGTATTGAGCGCGCGATTGCCGAGGAATTTGGCGCGACCATCGCCGAGGGGCTTGAAGACGCTGATTTGGTGATCAAAGCCCGTATTGACGACAACAATGTTATCTTGTCGGTCGACACCTCTGGTGACGGGCTGCACAAGCGCGGCCATAAACAAGCGATGGGCAAGGCCCCAATGCGCGAGACGATGGCGGCGATGTTTTTGCGGGCCTGCGGGTATGACGGGCATGAGCCGGTGCTGGACCCGATGTGCGGCTCTGGCACGTTTTTGATCGAGGCGGCTGAAATTGCGCGCAACATGATGGCGGGGCGTGCGCGCGCGTTCTCGTTCGAGCGTCTGGCCACCTATGACGCGGCGGCGGTCCAATCCATTCGGGACGCATGGCAGACCCGTCCAAGCGATCAGCGGTTTTACGGCTCGGACCGCAACGTCAATGTGATTGGCTCTGCGGGTGAGAACGCGGCGCGCGCGGGAGTGGCCGATATGTGTACCTTTACGCCAACCCCCGTCTCGTCGATTTCGCGCCCTGACGGGCCCGCGGGACTTGTGATCGTCAACCCGCCTTACGGCGCGCGCGTTGGCAAAAAGAAAGACCTGTTTGCCCTCTATGGTGCGTTTGGTGACAAAATGCGCGCCGAGTTCAAAGGGTGGCGTGTGGGCATGATCACCACCGACACGCAATTGGCCGAGGCCACCAAATTGCCGTGGCTGCCGACCGAGGCACCGATTGCCCATGGCGGTCTCAAGGTCAAATTGTTCCGCACCGACCCGCTCTAA
- a CDS encoding ammonium transporter, translating to MVGADTAWIIVATALVLFMSLPGLALFYGGLVRARNVLSVFMHVYAIAALMSVLWFVVGYSIAFGDGNAVWGGLGKAFLNGIDADTVSGTIPEVLFFAFQMTFAIITPALIVGAYVERINFGFVLLFSGLWMLLCYAPVTHWIWGGGFLADGGIFGEIGTRDFAGGIVVHETAGLAALIIAVMLGARKVKNKPPHNPGYVMIGASMLWVGWFGFNGGSQLAADGGAAMALTVTHLSAAAASLTWALWEKIKYGKASMVGMVTGTIAGLASITPASGFVSPIEALIIGGVAGILCQELVNFVRNKAKIDDTLDVFAVHGVGGIFGTIMIAAFGEGTWVAQLGALAIVGVFTTVVTIALVLICKAIVPLRVDAETEHAGLDLAQHGETAYDHNS from the coding sequence ATGGTTGGAGCGGATACCGCATGGATCATCGTCGCAACGGCGCTGGTTTTGTTCATGTCATTGCCAGGATTGGCACTCTTTTACGGCGGGCTTGTGCGCGCACGCAACGTGCTGTCAGTCTTTATGCACGTCTATGCCATCGCCGCCTTGATGTCGGTTCTGTGGTTCGTGGTGGGCTATTCGATCGCCTTTGGAGATGGCAACGCGGTCTGGGGCGGTTTGGGCAAAGCCTTCCTCAACGGGATCGACGCGGACACCGTGTCTGGCACCATTCCCGAAGTGTTGTTCTTTGCCTTTCAAATGACGTTCGCCATCATCACCCCCGCGCTGATCGTGGGCGCATACGTCGAGCGCATAAACTTTGGCTTTGTGCTGCTGTTTTCCGGCCTGTGGATGCTGTTGTGCTACGCGCCTGTCACCCACTGGATTTGGGGCGGCGGGTTCCTCGCGGATGGCGGTATCTTTGGCGAGATCGGTACGCGCGACTTCGCGGGCGGTATCGTTGTGCATGAAACGGCAGGCCTCGCGGCACTGATCATCGCCGTGATGCTCGGCGCACGCAAAGTCAAAAACAAGCCTCCGCATAACCCCGGGTATGTGATGATTGGTGCGTCAATGCTTTGGGTGGGTTGGTTTGGCTTTAACGGCGGATCGCAGCTGGCGGCCGATGGTGGAGCTGCAATGGCGCTCACGGTCACGCATTTGTCCGCTGCGGCTGCCTCATTGACGTGGGCGCTGTGGGAAAAGATCAAATACGGCAAGGCCTCTATGGTTGGCATGGTCACGGGCACGATCGCGGGACTGGCGTCCATTACGCCCGCATCTGGTTTTGTCAGCCCTATCGAGGCGCTGATCATTGGCGGCGTTGCGGGCATTTTGTGCCAAGAGTTGGTGAACTTTGTGCGCAACAAGGCCAAGATCGACGATACGCTTGATGTCTTTGCCGTGCACGGTGTGGGCGGTATTTTCGGGACGATCATGATCGCAGCCTTTGGCGAAGGCACATGGGTGGCGCAACTGGGTGCCTTGGCCATTGTCGGCGTGTTCACAACTGTTGTGACCATTGCCCTAGTCCTCATCTGCAAAGCCATCGTGCCATTGCGCGTCGATGCCGAAACCGAGCATGCGGGACTAGACCTCGCACAACACGGCGAAACGGCCTACGACCATAACTCGTAG
- a CDS encoding phosphatidylglycerophosphatase A, with product MKQLAEIIATLARVGYIKPAPGTWGSAAAVPLAWVIYERGGFWAVVFATLIAFIVGWWATKEMTAGSKDHDPSEIVIDEVVGQWIALMPVLYGAGMMGVEATALWPGWIAAFALFRLFDIWKPLWIGKADRRGDALGVMLDDVIAGVFAAICVVILAGLSHGLMMQ from the coding sequence ATGAAACAACTTGCTGAAATCATAGCCACCCTTGCCCGCGTTGGTTATATCAAGCCCGCACCTGGCACATGGGGTTCGGCCGCAGCAGTGCCCCTTGCGTGGGTCATTTATGAGCGTGGCGGTTTTTGGGCTGTCGTATTTGCGACCCTCATCGCCTTTATCGTCGGGTGGTGGGCGACCAAAGAAATGACCGCAGGATCGAAAGATCACGACCCGTCAGAGATTGTCATCGACGAAGTGGTCGGGCAGTGGATTGCCCTAATGCCCGTGCTGTACGGCGCGGGGATGATGGGGGTTGAAGCTACCGCCCTTTGGCCCGGTTGGATCGCAGCCTTTGCGCTCTTTCGTTTGTTCGATATCTGGAAGCCGCTTTGGATTGGCAAAGCGGACCGGCGCGGAGATGCCCTTGGCGTGATGCTTGACGATGTGATCGCAGGCGTGTTTGCCGCCATTTGTGTGGTGATCCTCGCAGGTCTGTCGCATGGGTTGATGATGCAATGA
- a CDS encoding DUF6456 domain-containing protein: MSDHAKHSHTHHTEQAAMPVWVPKDAQRYLAHTEGGLSIRALARTHGCAPSTIMRQVRRIEQKRDDPLVDEALEQLRSASLTSGASDAAHLSHRRSSARPHKEAHLMENRHTSPVSQGDAQACDDLTLEREGRRILRRLSEPQACLAVAKDMDKAVVVRELSDGRTTRTAILDRSVAQMLALKGWIEAQVKGKITRYTITAAGRTAYREFLAVDESARAGVANGSGEGRDGWLGAGMTGLDPRKGTQTRYTAIESPVLVLARRRDKDGTLFLRPEVVAAAERLREDFELSQIGMETPPDWDAFLAGGARAWSDRECHGFGAGAARARVAAALDELGAGLGDVALRCCCRLEGMEAAEQCLGWSARSGKIVLRIALERLKRHYDRAGYSNLIG; encoded by the coding sequence ATGTCCGATCATGCAAAGCATTCACACACTCATCACACCGAACAAGCGGCCATGCCGGTCTGGGTGCCAAAAGACGCACAACGCTATCTTGCCCACACAGAGGGCGGGTTAAGTATCCGCGCCTTGGCACGCACGCACGGCTGTGCGCCGTCCACAATCATGCGACAGGTCAGACGGATCGAGCAAAAGCGCGACGATCCATTGGTCGACGAAGCGTTGGAGCAACTACGATCCGCGTCTTTGACCTCTGGCGCATCTGACGCCGCGCATCTGTCTCATCGCCGTTCTTCCGCTCGCCCACATAAGGAGGCGCACCTCATGGAAAACCGTCACACGTCGCCCGTTTCACAAGGGGACGCACAGGCCTGTGATGATCTCACATTGGAACGCGAAGGGCGGCGCATTTTGCGGCGTTTGTCAGAGCCGCAGGCCTGTTTGGCGGTGGCAAAGGATATGGATAAGGCCGTTGTTGTACGTGAGTTGTCGGACGGGCGCACCACGCGCACCGCGATCCTTGATCGGTCGGTCGCGCAGATGCTCGCCCTCAAAGGGTGGATCGAGGCGCAGGTCAAAGGCAAAATCACCCGCTACACCATCACAGCCGCCGGACGCACGGCGTACCGCGAATTCCTAGCAGTAGACGAGAGCGCGCGGGCGGGCGTTGCAAACGGGTCTGGTGAGGGGCGTGATGGGTGGCTCGGGGCGGGCATGACAGGTCTGGACCCCCGCAAAGGTACGCAGACACGCTATACTGCGATTGAAAGTCCGGTGTTGGTACTGGCGCGCCGCCGCGACAAAGACGGCACCTTGTTTTTACGCCCCGAGGTTGTTGCTGCTGCCGAGCGGCTTCGCGAGGATTTCGAACTGTCACAGATTGGCATGGAGACACCGCCAGATTGGGACGCGTTTTTGGCAGGAGGCGCACGCGCGTGGTCTGATCGTGAGTGTCATGGCTTTGGTGCGGGGGCTGCACGGGCACGTGTGGCCGCAGCCCTTGATGAGTTGGGCGCGGGGCTTGGGGATGTTGCCTTGCGATGCTGTTGTCGTCTTGAGGGTATGGAGGCGGCCGAACAGTGTCTGGGATGGTCGGCGCGGTCGGGCAAGATTGTGTTGCGCATCGCGTTGGAACGCCTCAAACGCCACTACGACCGTGCCGGATACTCAAATCTTATTGGGTGA
- the lipA gene encoding lipoyl synthase: MPPRDLKIPEQRHPEKARRPDNAQPKKPDWIRVKAPTSDGYKKTHAIMREHKLVTVCEEAGCPNAGECWSQGHATMMIMGEVCTRACSFCNIATGKPTEDLDAFEPGRVADAVAKLGLKHVVVTSVDRDDIKDGGAEHFAQTIRAIRHRAPDTTIEILTPDFIRCDDSALEVVVAAKPDVFNHNLETVPGLYPEVRPGARYFHSLRLLQRVKEIDPTMFTKSGIMVGLGEDKQAVTQVMEDMRAADIDFLTIGQYLQPTPKHHKVDRFVTPEEFKTYEKTAYNKGFLMVSATPLTRSSYHAGDDFARLRAARIQKFGQA, encoded by the coding sequence ATGCCGCCACGTGATCTTAAAATTCCCGAGCAACGCCACCCTGAAAAGGCGCGTCGCCCTGATAATGCGCAACCCAAAAAACCGGACTGGATCAGGGTCAAGGCTCCGACATCGGACGGGTACAAGAAAACCCATGCGATCATGCGCGAGCACAAGTTGGTCACAGTGTGCGAAGAGGCGGGATGTCCGAACGCGGGCGAATGTTGGTCGCAAGGTCACGCGACGATGATGATTATGGGCGAAGTCTGTACGCGGGCCTGTTCATTTTGCAACATTGCGACAGGTAAACCGACCGAGGATCTGGATGCATTCGAGCCGGGCCGCGTGGCGGATGCTGTCGCCAAGCTGGGTCTGAAACACGTGGTTGTCACCTCCGTGGACCGTGATGATATCAAGGACGGCGGGGCCGAGCATTTCGCGCAAACCATCCGCGCCATTCGTCACCGCGCACCTGACACCACGATTGAAATTCTGACACCCGACTTTATCCGCTGTGATGATAGCGCGTTGGAAGTTGTGGTTGCGGCCAAACCCGATGTGTTCAATCACAACCTTGAAACCGTGCCGGGTCTGTACCCTGAAGTGCGCCCTGGCGCGCGCTATTTCCACTCCTTGCGCCTATTGCAGCGCGTCAAAGAAATCGATCCGACAATGTTCACCAAATCCGGCATCATGGTTGGCCTCGGTGAGGACAAACAAGCCGTCACACAAGTGATGGAAGATATGCGCGCGGCGGATATCGATTTTCTCACCATCGGTCAGTACCTTCAACCTACGCCAAAGCACCACAAGGTGGATCGCTTTGTGACGCCAGAAGAGTTCAAGACCTACGAGAAAACCGCCTATAACAAAGGCTTCTTAATGGTGTCTGCCACGCCTTTGACGCGCTCTAGCTATCATGCGGGTGACGATTTTGCACGTTTGCGCGCGGCGCGCATTCAAAAATTCGGTCAGGCATAG